GCGTCCTGCCGAGGCACTCGGAACTCGTTGCCCACGTAGTAGGCGGAGTCCGGCAGCGGCACGACGTTGATGATGTAGTACAGCGACCGGCGCGGCACACCGATCTCATCCGCGATCCAGCCCAGGCCGACGGAGGAACGGTCGGGGTGGCGGTGGCAGGGGAACGGTCGGCGGCGGGTGGTGCGACGCTCTTCCACGAACTGGCGGGCATCGTCGATGGGGATCTGGATCGAGTTGCCGATGCGGCGGGCAGAGTCGGGGAGGGCACCCTCGGAGCTGAGCACCCACACGCGTCGCTGGGTCACGTTCAGCTGCGCGGCGATCCACGCGAGGTCCACGGTCTCGACGTCGTCCGGGAAGGGTTCGATGCCGTACCCGTAGAACCGGCGCTTGTCGGATCGGCGTTCCTCGATGAACGGCTCGGCGCTGGTGAGGGGGATGCGCAGTTTCCCGGTTTCGTCCCGGTAGGTGCCGGCGGGCAGTTTGCCCTTCGAGGACCAGGCGTAGGCGCTCCCCATCGCGACACCGACGGCGCCGGCGAGCTCGCGGAGGGTCATGGTCTCGGTCACCGGGACGTTCTTCGTGCTGGTGGTCATCTGGGGCTCCTGGTGCTAAGGGCCGACCTGTTGACGACCTCATCCACGTGTATGCGGCGAAACCAGGACGAGCTGTGGGTGCCGGTCGTCGTCAGTCGGTCAGCGGGGCCGGCTTCCCCGCCGACTTCACGTCCGGAAGTCGGAGCTAACCGCAGGGGCATGCCGATCGGCGGGGTTCCAGGGCACTAGTCTCGTCCCTTCCGGCCGGAGGGTAAGAGCTATGGATAGGGATCTATATGTATGGGGGAGGTGGGAGGGGAGATGTATCCCTCTTCTTCTTCAGATCTATATCTGTGTTCAAGAAGTTAAGAAGAAGAAAGAAGGCCCTACTTCCGCAGCAGGCTGCGGAACTGGCTGACTTGCCAGACCGCTCAACCCGTTGAGCGTCAGCCGTGATCTTCGCAAGCCAGGGGCTGGATCAACTCGGGTTTCGCCGCATCGTGTTGAGCATGGCCAGCACGACCCACTTCTCTCGGTTCACCTCAGGACTCTCGCGCTGCCCGGGAGCCGAGCTGGAAACCGAACCCATGGACCTCACGACCGCGGTTGGAGTCCCGGTGACCACGATGATCATCAGCTGCGGCAGAGACTGCGCGGTCGTGGACGATGCGACGACCGCATTGCAGTGGATGTTCCCGGGCGCGACCACTCGGGCAGACTTCGCCTCCCGGACTGCCGAGGCCGCTCAGGCCGCGGAGCGAGCGCACTACGAACAGGTCCGGTGGTGCGTCGCTGCCCACAGGATGTCCGCTTCGCAGCACCGGCTCTACGCAGCACCGAAGGACACCCACTTCGACGGGCCGCTTCCGTTGCGGTGGCTCGGAGTCCCGCCGCTGTACCTGACGGGAACGCAGCTCGGCGAGCGACCGCTCCCGAGCGGTCTCACTGAGCGGGTGTGCGGAGCGCCCGATGCGTGCTTGCGGCTGCTCGCTGACGCAGGCGTCATCGAGTTGTGGTGAATCGACGAGGGTTGCCCTGGTCCGCGCATAGGTGCCCCGAGGACGACATCCGTCATGGACGGGGATCCGGAACGGAGAAGCCACGTTGACCGAGGTACACCCCGAAAGGACGATCGAGCACTGGGGCGGTGTTCTCGTCACGCTGGACGGCGCGTCGGGCACTGAATGGCGCGAGTTGCCGTGGTCCCTCCTGCGCGAGGCGCTCCGTGCGCACGCGCTCGGTCCGGGCGGGGAACTGCTCGTCATCGAGTGCCGCGACACCGATGCCGAAGACGCCGCGGTACGCGGGCGAGCGCAGGTGCTCTCCCTCGGTGCCGGGTACGGCGTCATCGTGGAACTCCGGGACGACACCAAGGACGTGTCGTTGTACGAGCGCATCGCACTGCGCGACGAGCCTCGGGATGTCCTCCGACTGACGCTCTCTCCGACCTGGACCGCCGTCGTGCGCCAGGCCGAGATCCTCTCGCCGTGGCAAGCTGCCTCTGTCCTCGGGTGGATGATGCCCTGCGACGTTCCCCTGCTCGACGACTACTGGACGTCAGAGCAGGCTCTCGACTTCTGGCAGGACGTCCGAGCGGGCCGTCGCCGCTCACCGGTGTGATGCCGCACGACATCGTCTCGTCGCCAGTTCGTGGCACGTTTCTTGGCACGAATCTGTACGCATCGCCGTTCATCTCCGTTGATGTCGGTTCCATTCGGAAGCCCGCACCGGCGCGGATCTCGGGCCAGATGCCAGCCACGACGGGCAGGCCGTTCGACGGCACATTTCCCTGACACGAAAGAGGTCACTGGTTCGATCCCAGTATCGCCCACCACATGGAAACCCCCGCTTCGGCGGGGGTTTTCGCGTTTCCTGCAGCGCAACCGGTGGATCCCCTGAACGGCGGAGGGCTGCACCGATCTGCGTGCCGTCAACGGGCGTGCACCGCGATGCGCCCGCGGTCTCCCACGACCGCGTGTTCGACCACGAGTCGAACGGTCTCGTCCACGGACTGCGACGCCGTGTCGATCCACCAACCCTGGTCCCGGAACCCGTCCCGCATCGAGCGGTCGAGCGCCTCGTGCCCGTCGAACTCGAAACGGTCCGCCGATGGCCGCGCGGCGTTCCGGGCTCTGCAGGTCGCTCCGCCGGGTGCCAGGACCACGAGGGAGGTCGGGGCCCGCGGCAGCACGCCGAGGAGGTGGTCGAGGTGGTGCGCATCGGGGAGGACGCAGTCGACGACCGTGTCGAAGCCTGCGGTCACGAAGTTCGTGGTCAGCGCGCCGATGTTCCGGTGGCACAACGCCATCTGCCGTGCGGCCTCGTCCGCGGGGTGTCCCAGCGGCCACACCGCGCCGGACCTGACCATCCGGCTGACGTCGTCCGCGGCGACACGGGCCGCGCGTGGCAGCGCAGCGGCGAGGCGCGCACTGACGGTCGACTTGCCCGCCCCGGGCATGCCGGTGATGATCCAGGTCCGCCCACCACGCTCGACTGCCATGCGCCGAGTCTGCCGTGCCGTGACGTCCTCCGCGCGGACGTCGTTCGTGCTCGTCCGTCAGCCGACGCGTCGAGCGGCAGCGGAGCCGACCGTCCCGGAAACCTCGGTCCCGTTCCCGTCCGGCCACCACACGGACACCCGCTGTCCGTCCGCGTCGACCGGTGTCGCCTCGAACGCGGCGACGACCGCCTTCGCCTGACGCTCCGTCGGGACGACCGCAGTCACCAGGGACCCGGACACGGAGAACCTCCGGACATCCGGATCCGCTGCGGCGACTCGAGCCGCCGTCTCGACGGTCGTCTCCGACACCGGTGACGAGCCGGTGACGGATACGTACGTCGTCCACGTCTTCGCTGTCCCGACGTACACCGACGACGGGTCGTCGCCGTCCAGGTGCGCGCGCAGCCAGGCCGCTGCTGCGGGAAGGGACGACGGAGTCCGCACGCGGACGGTCGTGGAAGCCCCCTGCTGGGCGACCGTCACGTCCGGGAGCGCGGCCGCCGCGGTCACCAACCGGAAGCCCCGTTCGTCCACCGTCAGCGGCGCCGCGGACGGCGCTGGTGTCGCACCGGACGGGTTCGCCAGGTCGAGCTCCCACGCGGCGAGGTCGTGCCCGGCGGGCGCCCTGACGGTCGCCGTCGATGGTCCGAGCGCCGCCCGCACCGAGCGGACCTGCTCGAGCGTGAACCCGGCACGGACACGAACGGTGAAGTCCGCCGACCACGCGGCCGTCTCGAGGTACTCCCGGGACACGCAGTGCGAGTCGTCCGGCTGCCAGTACCGCGCGGTGACCACCACCACCCCCGGCAACGCTTCGAGACGCTTCACCGTCGGCGCGTACTCCGCGGTGACCGACGGACCCGGCTCGAGCGGTGAGCACCACGAACCGGCACCGCAGCCGGTGAGCGCGGTCGCGGCCGCAGCCCCCACGACTGCAGCCGCGACCCACCGGATTCCCCTCACCACCCCACTGTGCCGAGGACCGCACGCCGACACATCAGCCCACAGGACGAACTGTGTCCTGCGACGTAGCCGGGTGGTCAGTTGGCGACCACCGGTGCGGTGGATCGATGGACCTGGGCCGACTCTTCCGGCGGGGGAACCACGACCCTGCACCAGCCGACGACGCGACCGACCGGCTCCGAGCAGCGCTCGCCCGGCTCGTCGCCCGCATCCCTGGCGACACGATGCTGCACCCGCCGGCGACCGAAGCCGCACTCACGCACGCGGGGACGCACCTCGGCAGGGAACTGCCGGCGGACGTCCGCGCGCTGTACCTGCTGCACGACGGACAACACCAGTACACGGCAGCGGATCCGCGCTTCGCCGCCGGCCTGTTCGCCGGGGCGCCGCTGCTGCCGGTACAGGACCTGCTCCTGAACTGGGACAACTGGGCGGGGTTCGAGTCCCGGGAGGACATGGACGAGTTCGCGTCCTCGGACCCCGACGGGTTCGTGCAGGCGAAGTACTCCGTCCGCGGGTGGATCCCGCTCACCCACGACGGCAGCGGCAGCCACATCGGCGTGGACCTCGATCCCGGCCCAGCCGGCACCGTCGGACAGGTCATCACCTTCGGGTCGGACGACGAGGGGCACCACGTGCTCGCGCCGACCCTGGCGTCGTACCTCGAGCAGGTGTCCGACCTCGTCGAGTCCGGTGACCTCATCCCGTCTGCGGACGAGGACGACCCGGACTGGACGTCCAGCCGCCCGCTGTCGCAGCTGTTCCACCCGACCGGGCGTCCAGCCGCCTGACCGGCGATCGCGCCGGACCGCCGCCGTGCTGTGGCAACATGCGTCCATGCGGATCTGGCCGAGGCGTGCTGCACGGACACCGCCGCACGAGGTGATCGACGTCCACCCGGGCGTGCCGCCGCTCAGTGCGTGGGGCCGCAACGGCATCGTCGGCACGATCGGGTCCGGTCCGGCCGCCGGGGCGACCGTGGTCGCGCACCCGCACTGGAACGAGCGCGGTGCCC
The Curtobacterium citreum genome window above contains:
- a CDS encoding AAA family ATPase, coding for MAVERGGRTWIITGMPGAGKSTVSARLAAALPRAARVAADDVSRMVRSGAVWPLGHPADEAARQMALCHRNIGALTTNFVTAGFDTVVDCVLPDAHHLDHLLGVLPRAPTSLVVLAPGGATCRARNAARPSADRFEFDGHEALDRSMRDGFRDQGWWIDTASQSVDETVRLVVEHAVVGDRGRIAVHAR
- a CDS encoding SMI1/KNR4 family protein; the protein is MDLGRLFRRGNHDPAPADDATDRLRAALARLVARIPGDTMLHPPATEAALTHAGTHLGRELPADVRALYLLHDGQHQYTAADPRFAAGLFAGAPLLPVQDLLLNWDNWAGFESREDMDEFASSDPDGFVQAKYSVRGWIPLTHDGSGSHIGVDLDPGPAGTVGQVITFGSDDEGHHVLAPTLASYLEQVSDLVESGDLIPSADEDDPDWTSSRPLSQLFHPTGRPAA